The Candida dubliniensis CD36 chromosome 5, complete sequence genome has a window encoding:
- a CDS encoding protein Sna2 homologue, putative (Similar to S. cerevisiae SNA2;~spliced gene) yields the protein MDGHDWFLVFVGFFLPPVPVLIKRGFFSADFWINILLCLLGFLPGLLHSYYIISIYPYRATYAALGGDGHNNRTDDYGATTST from the exons ATGGATGGTCACGATTGGTTTCTTGTGTTTGTGGGATTTTTCT TACCCCCTGTACCTGTGTTAATCAAAAGAGGATTTTTCTCTGCTGATTTTTGGATCAACATTTTATTATGTCTTTTAGGATTCCTTCCTGGGTTGTTGCATTCATACTATATCATTCTGATCTATCCATACAGAGCAACATATGCGGCTTTAGGTGGCGATGGACATAATAACAGAACTGATGATTACGGTGCTACTACATCTACTTGA
- a CDS encoding uncharacterized endoplasmic reticulum membrane protein precursor, putative, with amino-acid sequence MLSILWLLVSFFLCFSNAVLIDDAFGSRESINYLYGGSLNNIRLLKNNILVATNSHDQVLGIDVLNHDLIKWKIEINELEKSNVISTDTHIYVYGSCQDIYQIDNLGNLEIIELASIPKKLEDAKYGLLIIDSDNSLKYYNGEFHTIGDNASSIRVDQNKGYMYLLVNDKNLIKLSKTGQVVFTTEVEVGSIKEFKKGIILTGNDQIFKFDERDKTFKRIENDSFKNLVIVDNDLLYAKLNDVVQLIHITKNQKTELLEVIKLKPEAKVELLTTPLNAFLVVSNKNLKQVHDLTDLIDTKDAKSIRQFTFKSTLDFPHEFVSINKDQLNILLINENLVGEVYSLFDGSKVESIQPQIHQYSSKASKYIIIDEPESESIKHELESILHEGDGVYVLTNWIRRVTRHLSELGKFVSSFNFKNLFASNESIGFVKLIVFYDEEYKKFVAVKSNNFAIAWELPIQDDFITLRQIRNGNIIGIFKSTILEINTADGSIVNETANDSGFFDVFNVEDVLGFENKYGFQLSAAVDTNTFFKKVINDNEVAGFVIPVGSLDSKKTWSFKLDEQIISCQNIPADSTTSSLGIPLADKSVLYKYLNPNIISLLTFGKSLKFHLIDGITGNLLYSYTHDPSEIVDLQSINLVMDDNWIIYSYFISEPRLEQRINVIDLFDDQFSSNTSTVASLKTIDKISTKSFIYPERIVQLQSTRSLYGITLKSIVALTESGSLIEIPKFILNSRRPEHEVKAADYGNDFNMVPYDPIVAKTTFQVLNHKYQLNSGSDAGGKGSILVKPTLFESTSVICYFNNENQFCSVIQPSSSFDLLNKGFDKIKLLITIVVLFAGFIISKPFVFNKKLNAQWIDRK; translated from the coding sequence ATgctttcaattttatgGCTACTCGTGAGCTTTTTCCTATGTTTTTCCAATGCAgtattgattgatgatgCATTTGGTTCAAgagaatcaattaattactTGTATGGAGGGTCCTTGAACAACATTcgtttgttgaaaaataatatccTTGTTGCCACTAACAGTCATGATCAAGTACTTGGAATTGATGTACTAAATCACGATTTGATTAAATGGAAGATTGAgattaatgaattagaaaaaaGTAATGTGATATCAACAGATACTCATATCTATGTATATGGATCGTGTCAAGATATATACCAAATTGATAATCTAGGCAATTTAGAAATCATTGAGTTAGCATCTATTCCTAAAAAGTTAGAAGATGCAAAATATGGATTGCTTATTATTGATTCagataattcattaaaatattACAATGGGGAGTTTCATACAATTGGTGATAACGCTTCTTCTATCAGAGTTGATCAAAACAAGGGGTACATGTATCTTCTAGTGaatgataaaaatttgattaaactTTCCAAAACTGGACAGGTGGTATTTACTACTGAAGTTGAAGTTGGGTCAATAAAGGAATTTAAAAAAGGGATTATTTTGACTGGGAATGAccaaatattcaaatttgatgaaCGTGACAAGACATTTAAacgaattgaaaatgattccTTTAAAAACTTggtaattgttgataatgacTTATTGTATGCGAAATTGAATGATGTTGTGCAATTGATCCACATTACTAAGAATCAAAAGACTGAATTACTTGAAGTTATCAAACTCAAACCAGAAGCAAAAGTTGAGTTACTCACTACTCCATTGAACgcttttcttgttgtttccaATAAAAACTTGAAACAAGTTCATGACTTGACAGATCTTATTGATACTAAAGATGCAAAGAGTATAAGGCAATTTACTTTTAAGCTGACATTGGATTTCCCCCACGAGTTTGTTTCCATAAACAAAgatcaattaaatattttgttaattaatgaaaatttggTTGGTGAAGTATACAGTTTATTTGATGGTTCTAAAGTAGAATCCATTCAACCACAAATCCATCAATACTCATCCAAGGCTAGTAagtatattattattgacgAACCCGAATCGGAAAGCATCAAACATGAACTTGAGCTGATTCTTCATGAAGGTGATGGGGTATATGTTTTGACAAACTGGATTCGTAGAGTTACCAGACACTTGTCTGAACTAGGCAAATTTgtttcatcatttaattttaagAATTTGTTTGCTTCAAACGAATCAATTGGGTTTGTTAAATTAATTGTGTTTTATGATGAAGAGTACAAGAAGTTTGTTGCTgtaaaatcaaacaactTTGCGATTGCTTGGGAATTACCAATACAAGATGATTTCATTACTTTACGCCAAATTAGAAATGGGAACATTATTGGGATcttcaaatcaacaatccTAGAAATTAATACTGCTGATGGATCAATTGTTAATGAAACTGCAAATGATTCTGGATTTTTTGATGTATTTAATGTTGAAGATGTTTTAGGATTTGAGAATAAATATGGATTTCAATTATCAGCTGCAGTGGATACAAAtacttttttcaaaaaagttATCAACGATAATGAAGTTGCTGGATTTGTTATTCCAGTAGGATCTTTAGATTCTAAAAAGACATGGTCCTTTAAACTTGATGAACAGATTATTTCTTGCCAAAATATACCTGCAGATTCAACTACTTCATCTTTGGGGATTCCATTAGCTGATAAATCGGTATTgtataaatatttgaatcCAAACATTATTTCATTGTTGACTTTTGGGAAATCATTAAAGTTTCATTTGATAGATGGGATTACAGGGAACTTGTTATATTCTTATACTCATGACCCATCAGAAATTGTCGATCTCCAATCAATAAATCTTGTGATGGACGACAATTGGATTATATATTCATATTTCATCAGTGAACCAAGACTTGAACAGAGAATTAATGtcattgatttatttgatgaCCAATTTTCATCTAATACATCTACTGTTGCTTcattgaaaacaattgataaaatatctaccaaatcatttatttatccCGAACGTATTGTACAATTACAATCGACCAGATCATTATATGGTATTACCCTTAAATCCATTGTTGCACTTACTGAACTGGGGAGTTTGATTGAAATACctaaatttattttgaataGTAGGAGACCAGAACATGAAGTTAAAGCTGCTGATTAtggtaatgattttaatatGGTACCTTATGATCCAATAGTTGCTAAAACAACCTTCCAAGTATTAAATCacaaatatcaattgaatagtGGTAGTGATGCTGGTGGTAAAGGGTCTATACTTGTGAAACCAAcattatttgaatcaaCATCAGTGATCTgttattttaataatgaaaatcaattttgtaGTGTGATTcaaccatcatcatcatttgatttgttgaataaaggttttgataaaatcaaattgttgattacTATTGTGGTATTATTTGCtggatttattatttcaaaacCGTTTgtgtttaataaaaaattgaatgcTCAATGGATAGATAGAAAATag
- a CDS encoding ferric reductase and cupric reductase, putative (Similar to S. cerevisiae FRE4), producing MNLVITYFFSWIVFGTNVQAAKGAKFQFYGDITNYYACNYQISQTVSFCESPTNVTCLCSNKNALATYAGCFAFDNRNKTKALNFLIEYCEEYGNVTVEKDWYEKSYQYYLAKAKTEEEIPNFNATIPIDVPFKLDEAETKLYEKAYKQFLGNYDDSLYYGAAALGYWLLIMCIGAIVNWGKVIFPGLTKKLTSKPINIWRQYVSMPATFQKRKAEAAPIFKFFDSLIPSRLESIVIFLFYILILIIHAINMHYVDGDPVFNNDKYQSQVRNVADRTGITGTIMMPLVFLFASRNNFLQWLTGWNYSTFVTYHRHIARVMFILIALHSILFTILLRTDMSEFAETYMIWGVLATVTGGIILFQAMLFFRRRWYEIFLLIHILFAALYVAGTWIHVDELGYVWFVYPSVAVWCVDRVVRIARLVVFGFPKAQVTLLADETIKVEIPKPSYWKTIPGGHAFIHFLKPTYFWQSHPFTFVESPTDTHIILYCKVKGGITHSLYQLLGRSPGQTTSMRVGVEGPYGESTAARYADTAVFIAGGNGIPGIYSEVMDMARRMPSETKKAMKLYWIIRDYKSLEWFNDELAVLQRTNIETTIYVTKPDLFSVSTEDGSDDTSSKKESDSQDMNVESKEPLQGVDVVKSRFSHITFKEGRPSIENIVDSEIKESNGSIAFVACGHPAMVDETRYFCSRNVDNPQKKRVDFYEQVQVWT from the coding sequence ATGAATCTCGTAATTACTTACTTTTTCAGTTGGATTGTTTTTGGAACAAATGTCCAAGCAGCCAAAGGTGCCAAATTCCAATTCTATGGTGATATTACCAACTACTATGCCTgtaattatcaaataagTCAAACAGTTTCCTTTTGCGAAAGTCCAACCAATGTTACCTGTTTGTGCTCCAATAAAAATGCTTTGGCTACATACGCTGGATGTTTTGCCTTTGATAACCGAAACAAAACCAAAGCATTAAACTTTTTGATCGAGTATTGTGAAGAGTATGGTAATGTCACTGTTGAAAAAGATTGGTATGAAAAATCgtatcaatattatcttGCTAAGGCCAaaactgaagaagaaatccCAAACTTTAATGCAACTATTCCTATTGATGTTCCGTTCAAGCTTGATGAAGctgaaacaaaattatatgAAAAAGCTTACAAACAGTTTTTAGGAAACTATGATGATTCATTATATTATGGAGCTGCTGCTTTGGGTTATTGGTTATTAATTATGTGTATTGGGGCAATTGTCAATTGGGGTAAGGTAATTTTCCCTGGTTTGACTAAAAAATTAACTTCTAAACCTATTAATATATGGAGACAATATGTTTCCATGCCAGCAACATTTCAGAAACGGAAGGCGGAAGCAGCTCCAatctttaaattttttgattctttaattCCATCTAGGCTTGAATCAATTGTCATCTTTTTATTCtatattttgatattgattattcATGCTATAAACATGCATTATGTTGATGGTGATCCAGTATTTAACAATGATAAATACCAATCACAAGTGAGAAATGTTGCTGATAGAACAGGTATTACTGGAACAATTATGATGCCATTAGTTTTCCTTTTCGCCAGtagaaacaattttttgCAATGGTTAACAGGTTGGAATTATAGTACTTTTGTCACTTATCATCGTCATATTGCTAGAGTTatgtttattttaattgCTTTACACTCTATTCTTTTTACTATTTTATTACGTACTGATATGAGTGAATTTGCCGAAACGTATATGATTTGGGGGGTTCTTGCTACAGTTACTGGTGGGATCATTTTATTCCAGGCCATGTTATTTTTCAGAAGACGCTGGTATGAAATATTCTTACTTATTCATATATTATTTGCTGCATTATATGTTGCCGGCACATGGATCCATGTTGACGAATTAGGGTACGTTTGGTTTGTGTATCCATCTGTTGCTGTATGGTGTGTTGATAGAGTAGTTAGAATTGCTAGGTTGGTAGTATTTGGTTTCCCTAAAGCTCAGGTGACATTATTGGCAGATGAAACAATAAAAGTGGAAATTCCTAAACCAAGTTATTGGAAAACTATTCCTGGTGGTCATgcattcattcatttcttGAAACCAACATATTTCTGGCAAAGTCATCCTTTCACTTTTGTGGAATCACCAACTGATACTCATATTATTTTATACTGTAAAGTTAAAGGGGGTATTACACACAGTTTGTATCAATTGTTGGGACGCAGTCCAGGACAAACTACTAGCATGAGAGTTGGTGTTGAAGGTCCATATGGAGAACTGACTGCAGCTAGATATGCTGACACGGCTGTATTTATTGCAGGAGGTAATGGTATCCCTGGTATTTACTCTGAGGTGATGGACATGGCCCGTAGAATGCCAAGTGAAACTAAGAAAGCTATGAAATTATACTGGATTATACGTGACTACAAATCATTAGAATGGTTTAACGACGAACTTGCTGTATTACAACGCACAAACattgaaacaacaatttacGTCACCAAGCCTGATTTATTTAGTGTGTCGACTGAAGATGGTAGTGACGATACTAGTTCCAAGAAGGAATCTGATAGTCAAGATATGAATGTCGAGAGTAAAGAGCCGTTGCAAGGGGTTGACGTGGTAAAGTCTAGATTTTCACATATCACGTTTAAAGAGGGAAGACCAAGTATTGAAAACATCGTTGACTCAGAAATCAAAGAATCAAATGGATCTATTGCATTTGTTGCTTGTGGTCATCCAGCAATGGTTGACGAGACACGTTACTTTTGTTCAAGAAATGTTGACAATCCTCAAAAGAAGAGGGTCGATTTCTATGAGCAAGTTCAAGTTTGGACCTAG
- a CDS encoding zinc cluster transcription factor, putative (Similar to S. cerevisiae SEF1), whose product MIMATIPVKNRLKLIIPQPPKGGRILKTCTRCRRHKTKCDAQVTNPYPCSHCFKRNLDCTLETISKTGGKITSLDVIEKLSIQVTDLKEVLDNIINRRNQMVELLIQRGKQLESFEDIDSTTTLIQEPEPSKIESPKVYTPPVAEIQSCISTPTLSPEVFPCKTDFESPASSSKFIISCNKQFKAITLTHKQALKHFTNYENNFNHYLPIFPHEFFTSLDLVAFHKENELLFWCIMLTSLLNQKESYHEYQCLAEHIKYLVVKKCWLNTPRSVYVISSLLILTTWPLPNYKNNIEDNISVKFISTMKSLSYQFGLHKLEFINEFSHKTKMNLSQEINSNNLIRERIYKFVNIVSNYWLINLGISNNNYNGFTQDYIINKASNIDIYKMDQFDEPDQYINCMLKISMIQSKLNENMNNLIGDSNESILLLPNQANTSKLINFNMFEIIINDLNKLKLENIDSIHKDLIDISIYYSKLQLFIYSMSHSEISFTEYQIYLSKLLKVCFQIIELINSIPNFNLQQMPIFYKFPIELTILTLLRIFKSPMLNTIEDYKIIKYNGFDKLFKLLFNDDNWKFINIKIWKIIEKFNQLDNVFILENQGDSFFLIDKMKNYLVGSLNYELIWLIYKNQKNPTQTSHQGKDINLSFYNPHVIDYLKSNESIYISKIAI is encoded by the coding sequence ATGATCATGGCCACTATACCAGTTAAAAATCgtttgaaattaataataccacaaccaccaaaaGGTGGCAGAATACTAAAGACATGTACCAGATGTCGTCGCCATAAAACCAAATGTGATGCACAAGTTACCAACCCTTATCCATGTTCACATTGTTTCAAGAGGAATTTAGATTGTACATTGGAAACAATATCGAAAACTGGAGGTAAAATTACTTCATTAGATGTTATAGAGAAATTATCTATCCAAGTAACTGATTTAAAAGAAGTGTTggataatattattaatagaaGAAACCAAATGgttgaattattgataCAAAGAGGTAAACAGTTAGAAAGCTTTGAGGATATAGATTCAACTACTACATTAATACAAGAACCAGAACCATCAAAGATAGAAAGCCCTAAAGTATATACACCTCCAGTTGCTGAAATACAATCATGTATATCTACACCTACCCTTTCCCCAGAAGTTTTCCCTTGTAAAACGGATTTTGAAAGCCCAGCCAGTAGttcaaaatttattatatcatgtaacaaacaattcaaaGCAATTACCCTCACACATAAACAAGCACTAAAACATTTCACCaattatgaaaataattttaatcaTTATCTACCTATTTTCCCTCATGAATTCTTCACAAGTTTAGATTTGGTTGCATTtcataaagaaaatgaattattattctgGTGTATTATGTTGACTTCACttttaaaccaaaaagaaCTGTATCATGAATATCAATGTTTAGCAGAACATATTAAATATCTTGTTGTCAAAAAATGTTGGCTAAATACTCCAAGATCAGTATATGtgatttcatcattattgattttgacaACCTGGCCATTAccaaattacaaaaataaCATCGAAGATAATATATCTGTTAAATTTATATCGACAAtgaaatcattatcatatCAATTTGGGTTACACAAATtagaatttattaatgagTTTAGtcataaaacaaaaatgaatttatctcaagaaatcaattctaataatttaataagagaaagaatttataaatttgttaatattgtttcaaattattggttaattaatttaggtatttctaataataattataatggGTTTACTCAAGAttatatcattaataaGGCATCCAACattgatatttataaaatgGACCAATTTGATGAACCTGatcaatatattaattGTATGTTGAAAATTTCCATGATTCAATccaaattaaatgaaaatatgaataatttaattggtgattcaaatgaatcaattttacTTTTACCTAATCAAGCTAATACTTccaaattaattaattttaatatgtttgaaattattataaatgatttaaataaattaaaattagaaaatattgattctATTCataaagatttaattgatatttctatttattattctaaATTACAacttttcatttattcaatGTCACATTCAGAAATTTCATTTACCGagtatcaaatttatttaagtaaattattaaaagtttgtttccaaattattgaattaattaattcaattcctaattttaatttacaacaaatgccaatattttataaattcCCCATAGAATTAACTATTTTAACATTATtaagaatttttaaatctCCAATGTTAAATACTATTGAAgattataaaattattaaatataatggttttgataaattatttaaacttttatttaatgatgataattggaaatttatcaatattaaaatttggaaaattattgaaaaatttaatcaattggatAATGTGTTTATATTGGAAAATCAAGGTGATtcatttttcttaattgataaaatgaaaaattatcttGTTGGTAGTTTAAATTATGAATTAATATGGTTAATTTAtaagaatcaaaaaaatccTACTCAAACTCTGCACCAAGGCAAAGAcatcaatttatcattttatAATCCCCATgtgattgattatttgaaatctaATGAATCTATCTATATTCTGAAAATAGCTATATag
- a CDS encoding RNase MRP complex component, putative (Similar to S. cerevisiae SNM1;~In S. cerevisiae: subunit of RNase MRP, which cleaves pre-rRNA and has a role in cell cycle-regulated degradation of daughter cell-specific mRNAs): MQQAKNSLEKSLPDISSTITSSQPPMQDQSELKATKVSVPKKPLNQSESKLIHLFNLAHSKIDSPFSKLYSLLYHKQEEQQTQTLPDPILKKFCLNCGGLLIPGLTVSIRVVYTKQKIRKLRTRCLACRYSIFDDGLIQKQEKVEPVVKPVVVQSTKEDNNHNITNLKSKERRKKRKMNNLSNLLQDKKKKKTEESKLNSLNLMEFLK; encoded by the coding sequence ATGCAACAGGCCAAAAATTCACTAGAAAAATCATTACCAGATATATCTTCAACTATCACATCATCTCAACCACCTATGCAAGACCAATCCGAATTAAAAGCAACCAAGGTATCAGTACCTAAAAAGCCCTTGAATCAATCAGAATCTAAACTAATAcatcttttcaatttagcTCATTCCAAGATAGATTCGCctttttcaaaactatATTCACTACTATATCATAAACAAGAAGAGCAACAAACACAGACATTACCTGATCCaatattaaagaaattctGTTTAAACTGTGGTGGTTTATTAATTCCTGGGTTAACAGTATCCATTCGTGTTGTTTACACTAAACAAAAGATACGTAAATTGAGAACTAGGTGTTTAGCGTGTCGATATTCTATATTTGATGATGGGttgattcaaaaacaagaaaaagtaGAGCCTGTTGTGAAGCCTGTAGTTGTTCAATCAACGAAAGAAgacaacaaccacaacataaccaatttaaaatcaaaggAAAGACGCAAAAAGAGgaaaatgaataatttgAGTAATTTGCTACAGgataagaagaagaagaaaactgaagaatcaaaattaaactcattaaatttgatgGAGTTTTTGAAATAA
- a CDS encoding ferric reductase and cupric reductase, putative (Similar to S. cerevisiae FRE2), protein MKFIIAYLLVGFLFATTTNAAKPRKYERYGQLKPFYACNYQIGQSVSFCQSPKNTTCLCSNENALATFAGCFAFDNRNITQVVDYLVEYCEERGNVTVDKDWYEKSYQNFVKNGKTAEEIPNFNKTIPINVPFKLDDTQMQFYQEGYNHFMGNYDDSLYYGVGALGYWLLVMLFGAIFHWSKFLFPNLTKKLTFKPVNLWREYVSMPATFRKKKAEEFRFLKIFDSLIPSRFESIVIFFYYVYTIVTHAVNMEALDNDPVFYTKYKAQIRYCADRTGITATIVMPLVFLYAGRNNFLQWLTGWQYQTFVAYHRHTARVMFFLIVIHAVLFTIALADYYSTDVKETYLIWGIIATVAGGIILVQAMLFFRRRWYEIFLFIHIVLAALWVAGAWIHVEELGYIWFVYPTVAVWCFDRAVRIGRLIVFGFPKAQVTLMANETLKVVIPKPRHWKSVPGGHAFIHFIRPTCFWQNHPFTFVEAPDGKNILVYCKVKGGITHSLYRYLSNNPGRTASIRVGVEGPYGEPTPARYADTAVFVAGGNGIPGIYSEVTDMASRMPKETKTTIKLYWIIREYKSLEWFHDELIELENTNIETTIYITKPELCCSSTDDGSDDAGSKKEYVAHEKNAEGDESSQGPESIRSRLSHVTFKEGRPCIQDLVETNLHESNGSVAFVSCGHPAMVDELRYFCSKNVDNPEKKRVDFYEQVQVWT, encoded by the coding sequence atgaaattcATAATTGCTTATTTGTTAGTTGGGTTTTTGTTTGCAACTACCACTAATGCAGCCAAACCAAGAAAGTATGAACGTTATGGTCAATTGAAACCATTCTATGCTTGTAATTACCAGATTGGTCAATCAGTTTCATTTTGTCAGTCTCCTAAAAACACAACGTGTTTATGTTCCAATGAAAATGCTTTGGCTACTTTTGCTGGATGCTTTGCTTTTGACAATCGGAATATAACTCAAGTGGTAGATTATTTGGTAGAATATTGTGAAGAAAGAGGTAATGTCACTGTTGACAAGGATTGGTATGAAAAATCTTACCAAAACTTTGTCAAGAATGGTAAAACTGCTGAAGAGATCcccaatttcaataaaactATCCCCATAAATGTGCCTTTCAAACTTGACGATACACAAATGCAATTCTATCAAGAAGGGTACAACCATTTTATGGGTAATTATGATGATTCATTGTATTATGGAGTTGGCGCTTTAGGTTATTGGTTATTGGTTATGTTGTTTGGTGCTATTTTCCATTGGAGTAAATTCTTATTCCCCAATTTAACCAAAAAATTAACTTTTAAACCGGTTAATCTTTGGAGAGAATATGTTTCTATGCCTGCTACTTttagaaaaaagaaagctgAAGAGTTTagatttttgaaaatcttTGATTCTTTAATCCCATCTAGATTTGAATCGATTgtcatatttttttattacgTCTATACCATTGTTACTCATGCAGTCAACATGGAAGCGTTAGACAACGATCCAGTGTTTTACACTAAATATAAAGCACAAATAAGATACTGTGCTGATAGAACGGGTATTACTGCTACTATCGTCATGCCATTAGTTTTCCTTTATGCTGGGAGAAATAATTTCTTACAATGGTTAACTGGTTGGCAATATCAAACTTTTGTTGCTTATCATCGTCATACTGCCAGAGTTatgtttttcttgattgtCATTCATGCAGTATTGTTTACTATTGCCTTGGCTGATTACTATTCTACGGATGTTAAAGAAActtatttgatttgggGTATTATTGCTACTGTTGCTGGAGGAATAATTCTTGTTCAAGCTATGCTTTTTTTCAGAAGACGTTGGTACGAaatctttttatttattcatatTGTTTTAGCAGCTCTATGGGTTGCTGGGGCTTGGATTCatgttgaagaattggGTTATATTTGGTTTGTTTATCCAACAGTTGCTGTTTGGTGCTTTGATAGAGCCGTAAGAATTGGAAgattgattgtttttggATTCCCCAAGGCACAAGTTACTTTAATGGCCAATGAGACTTTAAAAGTAGTTATTCCTAAACCAAGACATTGGAAGTCTGTCCCTGGTGGTCATGCtttcattcattttattAGACCAACGTGCTTTTGGCAAAACCATCCTTTCACTTTTGTTGAAGCTCCAGATGGTAAGAATATTCTTGTCTATTGCAAAGTCAAAGGAGGAATTACTCATAGTTTGTATAGATACTTGTCCAATAATCCAGGTCGAACTGCTTCAATCAGAGTTGGTGTTGAAGGACCTTATGGTGAACCAACCCCTGCTAGATATGCCGATACTGCAGTCTTTGTTGCTGGTGGTAACGGTATTCCAGGTATTTATTCTGAAGTTACAGATATGGCTAGTAGAATGCCCAaagaaactaaaactaCCATCAAATTGTATTGGATTATCCGTGAATACAAGTCCTTGGAATGGTTCCATGACGAGCTCatagaattggaaaatacCAACATCGAAACAACCATCTATATTACAAAACCAGAATTATGTTGCTCATCCACTGACGACGGTAGTGATGATGCTGGttccaaaaaagaatatgtGGCCCATGAGAAGAATGCAGAGGGTGATGAATCCTCACAAGGTCCAGAATCCATTAGATCTAGATTATCCCATGTCACATTTAAAGAAGGAAGACCTTGTATTCAAGATTTGGTTGAAACCAATTTACATGAGTCAAATGGTTCTGTCGCATTTGTTTCTTGTGGTCATCCAGCTATGGTTGATGAATTACGTTATTTCTGTTCTAAAAACGTCGATAATccagaaaagaaaagagtTGATTTCTATGAACAAGTCCAAGTTTGGACTTAG